The Armatimonadota bacterium DNA window CTTCAATTGCGCCTTGAAATCGGGAGTAACACGGACTCGCAGGGCGCGGTCGAGCCTGTCTTTGGTCACGAATTGTTCGCGACAGTTGGATTGAAGGCACACATAGGCGCTTCGTCCGGAAGCTGGCTGATGCTGCCCGGAAGCGTGGCTTGCAACCACCCTATAAAGGGCTTTCTGCTCTAGGCGAGCTTTGCAAACGATGCAGGAACGAATCGGCAAGGAGTCATGCCTCCCCGCCCGATTCGGTA harbors:
- a CDS encoding DUF448 domain-containing protein, translating into MPIRSCIVCKARLEQKALYRVVASHASGQHQPASGRSAYVCLQSNCREQFVTKDRLDRALRVRVTPDFKAQLKKEILCHQ